The Stieleria maiorica genome includes the window TTGGCGGGGATCTTTTCGCTCGCGCTTCCGGCGATGATCGCGCCGTCTTGGACGCGGAACCATTTTTCGTCACCGTTCCAGCCGTCGAGCGTTTTTCCGTCGAACAGCTGAACCTGGTCTCCGGTCGATGTGTCCGCGGCTGACGAGGAAGCTGGCAACAACAGAGCTGGCAAGAACAATGCAGTCGCCAGGACGGTGGCACACGAGCATCCGCACAGGAACGTGGAACGCAGAACGCTGGGCATGGGAGAAATTCCGATGGCGGGGAACGCCGAAAGTCCGGCGGATTGTGAAACGGGCAGCGATCATGATAATAACGCTTTGCCCTTCCGTGCGAATCGATCGGTTCCGGTTTTTTCGTCTTCTAACATTCCCCCCCTTCAACGCCGTCAACCATGTCCCAGCTGAACAAATACTCCAGCAAGATCACGCAACCGAAAAGTCAGGGTGCCTCCCAAGCGATGCTTTACGCGACGGGAATGACCCGCGAGGACATGGACAAGCCCCAAATCGGGATCGCGAGCGTTTGGTACGAAGGGAACAGCTGCAACATGCACCTGCTGGATTTGGCCGCCGAGGTCAAGCAGGGGGTTCAAGCGGCCGGGATGGTCGGAATGCGCTTCAACACCATCGGGGTCAGCGACGGGATCTCGATGGGCACCGACGGGATGAGTTATTCGTTGCAGAGCCGTGATCTGATCGCCGATTCGATCGAAACGATCATGGGCGCCCAGTGGTACGACGGATTGATCGCCTTGCCGGGGTGTGACAAGAACATGCCCGGATGTCTGATCGCGATGGGGCGTTTGAATCGACCGGCGATCATGGTTTACGGCGGCACGATCAAACCAGGATTCCGCAACGGTGAAAAGCTGGACATCGTCAGCGCGTTCCAGTGTTACGGTCAATTCATCGCCGGCCAGATCAGCGACGATGAACGCCAAGAGATCGTCGAGAAGAGCTGTCCCGGTGCCGGCGCTTGCGGCGGCATGTACACGGCCAACACGATGGCCACGGCGATCGAAGCGTTGGGCATGTCGTTGCCCTATTCGGCCAGCACGCCGGCCGAAGACCCGCAAAAGAAAGACGAGTGCCGGTTGGCCGGTGAAGCGATCTTGGAATTATTGGAGAAGGACATCAAGCCGCGCGACATCATGACCCGCACCGCGTTCGAAAACGCGATGGTCACCGTGATGGCACTTGGCGGCAGCACCAACGCGGTGTTGCACTTGATCGCGATGGCACGCAGCGTCGGTGTGCCGCTTACGATCGATGATTTCCAGTCGGTCAGCGATCGGATTCCTTATCTGGCGGATCTAAAACCCAGTGGCCGGTTCGTCCAAGAGGACCTGCATTCGATCGGTGGTACGCCGGCGGTGATGAAGTACCTGTTGGAAAAGGGGCTGATGGATGGATCCTGTTTGACCGTGACCGGAAAGACGCTTGCCGAAAACGTGGAGTCGCTGCCGGGATTGAAAGAAGGTCAAAAGATCGTCCGCACGGTGGAGAATCCGATCAAACCCAGCGGCCACATTCGAATTCTGAAAGGCAGTTTGGCGCCCGAGGGTGCGGTGGCCAAGATCACCGGCAAGGAAGGGTTGATATTCACCGGACCGGCGCGTTGCTTTGACAGCGAAGAAGCCATGCTGGCGGCGCTGGAGCAAAAGAAGATTCAAAAAGGCGACGTCGTGGTCATCCGCTACGAAGGCCCGCAAGGTGGTCCCGGGATGCCGGAGATGTTGACACCGACGAGCGCCATCATGGGTGCCGGATTGGGATCCGACGTCGCGATGATCACCGACGGGCGATTCAGCGGCGGAAGCCACGGATTCATCGTCGGTCACGTCACCCCCGAAGCACAACTCGGCGGTCCGATCGGATTGCTCTGCGACGGCGACTCGATCACGATCGATGCCGAAACCAACTCGTTGGACGTCGCGCTGACGGACGAAGAACTGGCGGAGCGAAAATCGGCATGGACCGCGCCGGCACTGAAGGCCCAGCGCGGGACGCTGTACAAGTACATCAAGACGGTTAAATCGGCCAGCGAGGGTTGCGTGACTGACGAGTAGGATGCGACGATCAGAAAGCGTTACAATGCAGCTTTCTGATTCCCCCCCCTTCGATTCCCTCCTTGCTCTAAATGCGAATTATGAAACTTCGTCTTTTCGCCGCGTTGCTTGTTGGACTGGCCACCCTTTCTGCCCGGGCGGACGATTCCGGGGCTGCCAAGTCGGTGGATGCCGAATCCCAATGGATCACGTCGATCGCGGCTGCCGGAGACGGGAGCTTTGTTGCCGGCACCGCAACCGGATTGCTGCTGCGTCCGGGCACCGTGTCACGATTCCAACCCGACGCGCCGGGCGACTTGGAGGAGCTTTACGAGCATCCCGCTGCAGTATGGTCCGTTATAACCACCTCGGACGGAAAGACGATCGCCAGCGCCGACTACAAGGGCAACCTGGTGCTCTATGACGTCGCGTCCAAGACGCCGAGGACCCACGAGGCGGCGTTTGAACGCTGGTGCCAAAAGATTGTCGTTTCGCCGGATGATCAGATGATTGTTGCCGGGAACGAATCCGGAAAACTGTTCGCCTGGAGCATCGCCGACGCCAAGGTGTCCAAAACGGTCGA containing:
- the ilvD gene encoding dihydroxy-acid dehydratase; protein product: MSQLNKYSSKITQPKSQGASQAMLYATGMTREDMDKPQIGIASVWYEGNSCNMHLLDLAAEVKQGVQAAGMVGMRFNTIGVSDGISMGTDGMSYSLQSRDLIADSIETIMGAQWYDGLIALPGCDKNMPGCLIAMGRLNRPAIMVYGGTIKPGFRNGEKLDIVSAFQCYGQFIAGQISDDERQEIVEKSCPGAGACGGMYTANTMATAIEALGMSLPYSASTPAEDPQKKDECRLAGEAILELLEKDIKPRDIMTRTAFENAMVTVMALGGSTNAVLHLIAMARSVGVPLTIDDFQSVSDRIPYLADLKPSGRFVQEDLHSIGGTPAVMKYLLEKGLMDGSCLTVTGKTLAENVESLPGLKEGQKIVRTVENPIKPSGHIRILKGSLAPEGAVAKITGKEGLIFTGPARCFDSEEAMLAALEQKKIQKGDVVVIRYEGPQGGPGMPEMLTPTSAIMGAGLGSDVAMITDGRFSGGSHGFIVGHVTPEAQLGGPIGLLCDGDSITIDAETNSLDVALTDEELAERKSAWTAPALKAQRGTLYKYIKTVKSASEGCVTDE